A window of Ignavibacterium sp. contains these coding sequences:
- a CDS encoding host-nuclease inhibitor Gam family protein, translated as MVEIKKLEEQIEKNFDTAAQEIEIIETWALKRNEKLTKRIEWISRKLELYLKNENLKTLDLPNGIIRIRKQPDKRINVDEELFFRKATDDLLNIIPESVKPDLLKIKA; from the coding sequence CTGGTTGAAATAAAAAAGCTGGAAGAACAGATTGAGAAGAATTTCGATACTGCAGCACAGGAAATAGAGATAATTGAAACCTGGGCTTTGAAGAGAAATGAAAAGTTGACTAAAAGAATTGAATGGATAAGCAGGAAACTGGAGCTATACCTAAAAAATGAAAATCTGAAAACGCTTGATTTACCAAACGGAATAATTCGAATTCGGAAACAACCAGACAAGAGAATCAATGTTGATGAAGAATTGTTCTTTAGGAAAGCCACTGATGATTTGTTGAATATCATCCCGGAATCCGTAAAACCAGACTTGTTAAAGATAAAAGCCTAG
- a CDS encoding ATP-dependent 6-phosphofructokinase: MAKKNEIRRIGILTGGGDCPGLNAVIRGVTKPAEDYGMTVFGILDGFEGLVEGKAKELTNSDVSGILARGGTILGSSNKGDPFHWPVEVAGKIEIQDKSQAALNNYKAWNLDALIAIGGDGTMHICNKLSQMGMNVIGVPKTIDNDLEATDLTFGHDSAVYVVATSLDRLHTTAASHHRVLVVEVMGRYAGWIALNGGLAGGADIILIPEIPFSWEKVYAKIKERELMGKKFSLVCVAEGAKPLGGDIVTRGTDIKRTDPVQLGGIGKVVADKIEENTGRETRVTVLGHLQRGGSPTPFDRILSTKFGAFAIDLVAQKKFGRMVALKGSEIKSVRIEDAISRQKLVKPDDQAVIAARRVGISFGD; encoded by the coding sequence ATGGCTAAAAAAAATGAAATAAGAAGAATAGGAATATTAACAGGTGGAGGAGATTGTCCCGGACTGAATGCTGTAATCAGAGGTGTTACAAAACCAGCTGAAGATTATGGAATGACGGTATTTGGAATCCTGGATGGATTTGAAGGTTTGGTTGAAGGGAAAGCCAAAGAATTAACAAACAGTGATGTTTCAGGTATCTTGGCAAGAGGAGGAACTATACTCGGATCATCAAACAAGGGCGACCCGTTCCATTGGCCTGTTGAAGTTGCAGGTAAGATAGAAATACAGGATAAATCGCAGGCAGCATTGAACAACTATAAAGCTTGGAATCTTGACGCACTTATTGCAATTGGTGGTGATGGAACGATGCACATTTGTAATAAACTTTCTCAGATGGGAATGAATGTTATCGGAGTGCCAAAAACAATTGATAATGATTTGGAAGCAACAGATTTAACATTTGGACACGATTCCGCAGTTTATGTAGTTGCAACTTCGCTCGATCGATTACATACAACTGCAGCATCTCATCATAGAGTTCTGGTTGTTGAAGTAATGGGAAGATACGCTGGTTGGATTGCACTTAATGGCGGACTAGCTGGTGGTGCCGATATAATTTTAATTCCCGAAATTCCTTTCTCGTGGGAAAAAGTTTATGCTAAGATTAAAGAAAGAGAATTAATGGGTAAGAAGTTCAGTCTTGTTTGTGTTGCAGAAGGAGCAAAACCACTTGGTGGTGATATTGTAACAAGAGGAACTGACATTAAAAGAACTGATCCTGTTCAGCTTGGAGGAATTGGAAAAGTTGTAGCTGATAAAATAGAAGAGAACACAGGCAGAGAAACCAGAGTAACTGTGCTTGGTCATTTGCAGAGAGGTGGAAGTCCAACCCCTTTTGACAGAATTCTCTCTACTAAATTTGGTGCATTCGCAATAGATTTGGTTGCTCAGAAAAAGTTTGGACGAATGGTTGCATTAAAAGGAAGTGAAATTAAAAGCGTAAGAATTGAAGATGCTATATCAAGACAAAAACTGGTAAAACCCGATGATCAGGCTGTGATAGCTGCCAGAAGAGTTGGTATTTCATTCGGAGATTGA
- the rnhC gene encoding ribonuclease HIII encodes MQSAFQNQHSIIEQKALQEIQKVRNILLKDGYLVDEPTKKQYNYEINISNGKDKLKFLVYFGKKGIKNVLQGNLNSDFYKKIDALINSKFNFQSEEITEPENYIGSDESGKGDFFGPLVVAAFAFDIKIRNELSDLNIKDSKELSDDDIRKIAFKIRKRFAERICVIEITPKRYNELYESFKNLNSILIWAHTKAIEELKKNFNYSDLVIDKFCNEDLIRTELNKKLTNYNLLLAEKAERFYGVAIASILARERVLNWFEKKRTELKIDLPLGAAEKVNDVASHIKRKFGNEVLSELIKLHFKNFKNI; translated from the coding sequence ATGCAATCAGCGTTCCAGAATCAGCACTCAATAATTGAGCAAAAAGCACTGCAGGAAATTCAAAAAGTAAGAAATATTCTTCTGAAAGATGGTTATTTAGTAGACGAACCGACTAAAAAACAATACAACTATGAAATCAATATCAGCAATGGAAAAGATAAGCTTAAATTTCTGGTTTACTTTGGTAAAAAAGGAATTAAGAATGTATTGCAAGGCAATCTGAACTCTGATTTTTATAAAAAGATAGATGCTCTGATTAATTCGAAATTTAACTTTCAATCCGAAGAAATAACAGAACCTGAAAACTATATCGGCTCAGATGAAAGTGGTAAAGGAGATTTCTTTGGTCCTCTTGTAGTAGCTGCTTTTGCTTTTGACATTAAAATCCGTAATGAATTATCAGACCTTAATATTAAAGATAGCAAAGAACTTTCCGATGATGATATTAGAAAAATTGCTTTTAAAATTCGCAAAAGATTTGCTGAAAGAATTTGCGTTATTGAGATAACTCCCAAAAGATATAATGAATTATATGAAAGTTTTAAGAACCTTAATTCAATTCTTATTTGGGCGCATACAAAAGCAATTGAAGAATTAAAAAAGAATTTTAACTACTCTGATTTGGTGATTGATAAATTCTGTAATGAAGATCTGATAAGAACTGAATTAAACAAGAAGCTAACAAATTATAATTTGCTTCTCGCAGAAAAAGCTGAGAGATTTTATGGTGTTGCGATTGCATCAATTCTCGCAAGAGAAAGAGTACTAAACTGGTTTGAAAAGAAAAGGACTGAATTGAAAATAGATTTGCCACTTGGTGCAGCAGAGAAAGTGAATGATGTTGCAAGTCACATAAAACGAAAATTTGGAAACGAAGTTTTAAGTGAATTAATTAAATTGCACTTCAAAAATTTTAAGAACATTTAA
- a CDS encoding septal ring lytic transglycosylase RlpA family protein, which produces MKELKVIFLTLLIIFFTACSASKRFTSDKDYENYEFNTPDEEGLEFVEQGIASYYADEYHGKKTASGEIYNMNDLTAAHPSLSFGIKLLVKNLKNNKTVIVRINDRMPDFKGRVIDLSLAAAKKIDMISDGTVEVKIYKLRK; this is translated from the coding sequence ATGAAAGAATTAAAAGTTATTTTTTTAACTCTCTTAATAATATTCTTTACTGCCTGCTCTGCAAGCAAAAGATTCACTTCTGACAAGGATTATGAAAACTATGAATTTAATACTCCTGATGAAGAAGGATTAGAATTTGTTGAACAAGGAATTGCTTCATATTATGCTGATGAATATCACGGAAAGAAAACTGCAAGTGGTGAGATTTACAATATGAATGATCTTACAGCTGCACATCCGAGTTTATCATTTGGAATTAAGTTGTTGGTAAAAAATCTTAAGAACAACAAGACAGTAATTGTTAGAATTAATGACAGAATGCCTGACTTTAAAGGAAGAGTAATAGACCTATCACTTGCAGCTGCAAAAAAGATTGATATGATTTCGGATGGAACTGTTGAAGTAAAAATTTATAAGTTGAGAAAATAA
- a CDS encoding RsmE family RNA methyltransferase, with product MEKQNGFLTLELLSDIELFYSEEVSSDSIILSNDEFHHCTKVFRKKIGDEIFITNGKGKIYNCTIEIIGKKELKALINSSVSFEEKFPNYIFCIPLLRNKDRFRFAIEKLIEQGITRIFLFKAQRAVAEKININKLNKIAIETIKQSLQSILPEFKVVSSLKELNNFKGNKIIFNQKSELKFDKKFINANEPHYFIFGPEGGLTEEETESLLDKNIFSLADNRLRSETAIIKVASILTL from the coding sequence TTGGAAAAACAGAATGGATTTTTGACCTTGGAGTTGCTTTCTGACATAGAGCTTTTTTATTCTGAAGAAGTATCATCAGACTCAATTATACTGAGCAATGATGAGTTTCATCACTGTACAAAAGTATTCAGAAAAAAAATCGGAGATGAAATTTTTATAACTAATGGAAAAGGGAAAATTTATAATTGCACAATTGAAATAATTGGAAAGAAGGAATTAAAAGCTTTAATCAATTCATCTGTTTCTTTCGAAGAAAAATTTCCAAACTACATTTTCTGCATTCCTTTACTTCGTAACAAAGACAGGTTCAGATTTGCAATTGAAAAACTAATTGAGCAAGGAATAACCAGAATTTTTTTATTCAAAGCTCAGCGGGCAGTTGCGGAGAAAATTAACATCAATAAGTTGAATAAAATTGCAATCGAGACTATTAAACAATCTTTACAATCAATACTACCGGAATTTAAAGTCGTTTCCTCTTTGAAAGAACTTAATAATTTCAAAGGGAATAAAATAATTTTTAATCAGAAAAGTGAACTTAAATTTGATAAGAAATTTATTAATGCAAATGAACCGCACTATTTTATCTTCGGACCTGAAGGTGGATTAACTGAAGAGGAGACAGAATCGCTATTAGACAAAAACATTTTCTCATTAGCTGATAACCGATTACGTAGTGAAACAGCTATAATAAAAGTTGCATCAATTTTAACTTTATGA
- a CDS encoding POTRA domain-containing protein: MAFLFFNGVITAQIPDSLVYQTSFPFVVDSIRIIGNDQTEDFIIRRELTFSIGDTLTPEIIFYNRERIYSLGLFAHVYVNPLVENSTNILEIKVEERWYIYPIPFVNIKERDWNKLSYGIFLRIDNFRGRNEQINAITSFGYDPSFALNYYNPNLIGKEDFFLRVGFLYSNVNNKSPSAEILYGEPFKQKFFRPYLLFGKRLLLFHKLYASIAYNYYETEKYFDGINISGERIDRFPELQLGYEFDSRDLVQFPREGIFTQASYSLKGLGVNSINYQVARIDFREYRNVVGKLFSKWRLTARFTSGDKVPYYDYSILGLDERIRGYFTRKSEGSHFYFTSLEFFYPIIEELNIDLEFIPIIPKQLLKYRVALYSQLFGDAGTALYKNKSLSLNRFQSGYGIGLTFLVLPYNLLRIEYAFDNFGKTEWIFDLGVAF; the protein is encoded by the coding sequence TTGGCATTTCTATTCTTTAATGGAGTAATTACTGCTCAAATACCTGATTCACTGGTTTATCAAACTTCATTTCCTTTCGTAGTAGATTCAATAAGAATAATTGGAAACGATCAGACAGAAGATTTTATCATTAGACGTGAATTAACTTTTTCAATTGGAGATACTTTAACTCCGGAAATTATTTTTTATAACAGAGAAAGAATATACAGTCTTGGTTTGTTTGCACATGTTTATGTTAATCCATTAGTCGAAAACTCAACTAACATTCTTGAAATAAAAGTTGAAGAACGATGGTATATATATCCCATTCCCTTTGTAAACATTAAAGAAAGAGACTGGAATAAACTTTCATACGGAATTTTTTTAAGAATAGATAATTTCCGTGGAAGGAATGAGCAAATAAATGCAATCACTTCATTTGGATATGATCCGTCATTTGCGTTGAATTACTATAATCCCAACCTAATCGGTAAGGAGGACTTCTTTTTACGCGTTGGCTTTCTCTATTCGAATGTTAACAACAAAAGTCCTTCAGCAGAAATTTTATATGGTGAACCATTCAAACAAAAATTTTTCAGACCATATTTATTGTTTGGTAAAAGGTTATTGTTATTTCATAAACTTTATGCTTCAATTGCATACAATTATTATGAAACCGAAAAGTATTTTGACGGAATAAACATATCAGGAGAAAGAATAGACAGATTTCCTGAGTTACAACTCGGTTATGAATTTGATTCAAGGGATTTAGTTCAATTCCCTCGCGAGGGAATTTTCACACAAGCGAGTTATTCATTAAAAGGTTTAGGCGTTAATTCAATCAATTATCAGGTTGCAAGAATTGATTTCCGTGAGTACAGGAATGTTGTTGGAAAACTTTTTTCAAAGTGGAGATTAACAGCTAGATTTACAAGCGGAGATAAAGTACCATATTATGATTATTCAATCCTGGGTTTGGATGAAAGAATCAGAGGTTACTTTACCAGAAAGTCTGAAGGCAGTCATTTTTATTTTACATCATTGGAATTTTTCTATCCGATCATCGAAGAACTTAATATTGATTTAGAGTTTATTCCTATTATTCCAAAACAACTTTTGAAATACCGGGTTGCTCTTTACTCCCAACTTTTTGGTGATGCAGGTACAGCTTTATATAAAAACAAGTCACTTAGTCTCAACCGGTTTCAGAGCGGCTATGGAATTGGATTAACATTTTTGGTTCTTCCTTATAACCTACTTAGAATTGAATACGCATTTGATAACTTTGGAAAAACAGAATGGATTTTTGACCTTGGAGTTGCTTTCTGA
- the gcvP gene encoding aminomethyl-transferring glycine dehydrogenase produces MKHFEHPDKFESRHIGPSFDELNQMAIECGAQSVDDLIDQTVPKNIRLTKPLNIGEPLSEFEYIKKLRELASKNKIYKTYIGMGYYPTILPSVIRRNILENPGWYTQYTPYQAEIAQGRLEALLNFQTVVADLTGLPIANASLLDEGTAGAEAMIMFHNLRKKDKLNSHKFFVSQELFPQTIDVIKTRAKLLGIELIIGDHKSIQLNNDYFALIVQYPSDSGEIYDYSDFFKQADSLGIYKIVAADIMSLTLLTPPGEFGADCAVGSTQRFGVPMGYGGPHAAFMSTKDEFKRNIPGRIIGVSIDAQGNRALRMALQTREQHIKRERATSNICTAQVLLAVMAGMYAVYHGPERLKKIASRINNLTKFLSQSLKQLGFEQKNQNYFDTITLLTDKSLQNKIHTEALKKEINLRYNKDFSIGISISEATTFEDVIELIEVFANATDKNFEVRDVNENDYESYNSFPAALKRKSNYLTHPVFNSYHSETEMMRYIKRLENKDLSLVHSMIPLGSCTMKLNAATEMLGVTMPEFSELHPFIPEEQALGYKELFNELEKDLAEITGFEAVSLQPNSGAQGEYSGLSVIRAYLEDIGQGYRNVTLIPSSAHGTNPASAVMAGMKVVVVNCDAHGNIDVDDLRKKAEANKDNLAALMVTYPSTHGVFEESIKEICEIIHQYGGQVYMDGANLNAQVGLTTPAFIGADVCHINLHKTFCIPHGGGGPGMGPIAVAKHLVPFLPGHSVVNINKEKSIHSVSSAPWGSAGILIISYAYIKMMGSEGLTNASKAAIVNANYIKAKLEKYFPVLYSGLNGRVGHELIFDMRSFKQSAHVEVEDIAKRLMDYGYHAPTVSFPVPGTLMVEPTESESKAELDRFCEVMISIREEIKEIEEGKADPNNNVLKNAPHTLQMLISDKWNYPYNREKAGYPLKWTRQSKFWPSVARVDNAYGDRNLVCSCIPVSEYAEENLAN; encoded by the coding sequence ATGAAACACTTTGAACATCCCGATAAATTTGAATCCCGTCATATCGGACCTTCGTTTGATGAATTAAATCAGATGGCAATTGAATGTGGTGCACAATCAGTTGATGACTTAATTGATCAAACAGTTCCTAAAAATATCCGCTTAACCAAACCTTTAAACATTGGCGAACCGCTTTCTGAATTTGAGTACATCAAAAAATTAAGAGAGCTGGCATCAAAGAATAAAATCTATAAGACTTATATCGGAATGGGTTATTATCCTACAATTCTTCCATCCGTTATAAGAAGAAATATTCTTGAAAATCCCGGTTGGTACACACAATACACTCCTTATCAGGCAGAGATTGCTCAGGGAAGACTTGAAGCTTTATTAAACTTTCAAACTGTTGTCGCTGATTTAACAGGTTTACCAATCGCTAATGCATCACTTCTTGATGAAGGTACAGCAGGGGCAGAAGCTATGATAATGTTTCATAACCTTAGGAAAAAAGACAAACTAAACTCACATAAATTCTTTGTTTCACAAGAGCTTTTTCCACAGACGATTGATGTAATAAAAACAAGAGCAAAGTTGTTAGGAATTGAATTAATTATTGGTGATCACAAATCGATTCAACTTAATAATGATTACTTTGCCCTGATAGTCCAATATCCTTCGGATAGCGGTGAAATTTATGATTACTCTGATTTCTTTAAACAAGCTGACTCTCTTGGAATTTATAAAATAGTTGCTGCTGATATAATGAGTCTTACATTACTTACTCCTCCGGGGGAATTTGGTGCTGATTGCGCAGTTGGTTCAACACAAAGATTTGGAGTACCAATGGGTTATGGTGGACCTCATGCTGCTTTTATGTCAACTAAAGATGAATTTAAGAGAAACATTCCGGGAAGAATAATAGGCGTCTCGATTGATGCTCAGGGAAATCGTGCTTTGCGAATGGCTCTGCAAACCAGAGAACAGCATATCAAAAGAGAAAGAGCAACAAGTAATATTTGTACTGCACAGGTTCTTCTTGCAGTTATGGCAGGAATGTATGCAGTTTATCACGGTCCGGAAAGATTAAAGAAAATAGCATCAAGAATAAATAATCTTACAAAATTTTTATCCCAATCTCTCAAACAACTTGGCTTCGAACAGAAGAATCAGAATTATTTTGATACGATTACTCTATTAACAGACAAGAGTCTTCAAAATAAAATTCACACCGAAGCATTAAAGAAAGAAATTAACCTTCGATACAATAAAGATTTCAGTATTGGAATCTCAATATCTGAAGCGACAACTTTTGAAGATGTGATTGAACTTATTGAAGTGTTTGCCAATGCGACAGATAAAAATTTCGAAGTTCGTGATGTTAATGAAAATGATTATGAAAGTTATAATTCATTTCCTGCAGCATTAAAAAGAAAATCAAATTATCTCACTCATCCTGTATTTAATTCCTATCATTCTGAAACTGAGATGATGAGATATATTAAAAGATTAGAGAATAAAGATCTTTCGCTCGTTCATTCAATGATTCCGCTTGGTTCCTGCACGATGAAACTAAATGCTGCTACTGAAATGCTTGGCGTTACTATGCCTGAATTTTCTGAGCTTCATCCATTTATTCCTGAGGAGCAGGCACTTGGTTATAAAGAATTATTTAACGAACTTGAAAAAGACTTAGCTGAGATTACAGGTTTTGAAGCTGTATCACTTCAACCAAATTCCGGTGCACAAGGTGAGTATTCCGGTTTGTCTGTCATCAGAGCTTATCTTGAAGATATTGGTCAGGGATATCGCAATGTAACTTTAATTCCTTCTTCTGCACACGGAACAAATCCCGCAAGTGCTGTAATGGCAGGAATGAAGGTTGTAGTAGTGAATTGTGATGCACACGGAAATATAGATGTTGATGATCTCAGGAAAAAAGCAGAAGCAAATAAAGATAATTTAGCTGCTTTGATGGTTACATATCCTTCTACTCACGGAGTATTTGAAGAATCAATAAAAGAGATTTGTGAAATCATTCATCAGTATGGTGGACAGGTTTATATGGATGGAGCTAATCTTAATGCTCAGGTTGGTTTAACAACTCCGGCATTTATTGGTGCCGATGTTTGTCATATAAATCTTCATAAAACATTTTGCATTCCGCATGGTGGTGGTGGTCCGGGAATGGGTCCAATTGCAGTTGCAAAACATCTGGTGCCATTTTTACCAGGACATTCAGTTGTGAACATCAACAAAGAAAAATCAATTCATTCTGTTTCATCGGCTCCGTGGGGAAGTGCGGGTATTTTGATTATATCTTATGCTTATATTAAAATGATGGGAAGCGAAGGATTGACTAATGCTTCTAAAGCTGCAATAGTTAATGCTAATTATATCAAAGCTAAACTTGAAAAGTATTTTCCTGTACTTTATTCCGGATTGAATGGAAGAGTTGGACACGAATTGATTTTCGATATGCGTTCATTCAAACAATCTGCTCATGTTGAAGTTGAAGATATTGCAAAAAGATTAATGGATTATGGATATCACGCTCCGACTGTTTCATTTCCTGTTCCGGGGACTTTGATGGTCGAACCAACTGAAAGCGAATCAAAAGCTGAACTCGACAGATTTTGTGAAGTTATGATTTCAATCAGAGAAGAGATAAAAGAAATCGAAGAAGGCAAAGCCGATCCAAACAACAATGTTTTGAAAAATGCTCCTCACACTTTGCAAATGCTTATCTCAGATAAATGGAATTATCCTTACAATAGAGAAAAAGCAGGTTATCCGTTAAAGTGGACAAGACAAAGTAAGTTCTGGCCTTCTGTTGCGAGGGTAGATAATGCTTATGGTGACAGAAACCTTGTTTGCAGTTGCATTCCTGTTTCAGAATATGCTGAAGAGAATTTAGCAAATTAA
- the rnc gene encoding ribonuclease III, with translation MDGIFSRIKKIFRRRVTQKNKLSKRLLTAQQFSDLEKIIGYPIKDQSHYIQALIHRSFLEELDEDDASNERLEFLGDAVLSLITAEYLFHLYPDKDEGFLTKVRAKIVNRNSLAESAEEIGLVKFLLINQNLSNTFSRGAKTVLSDAFEALVGALYLDQGLDACRVFIRKVLIDPIVEAGEHLVDENYKSQLLEYAQANKLELPNYKVIKEEGPQHERTFTVQVSVGDKIVGIGKGKNKKSAEQNAAQKAMEKILKSQQ, from the coding sequence TTGGACGGAATATTCTCCCGCATTAAAAAAATTTTCAGAAGGCGGGTTACTCAAAAGAATAAATTATCCAAAAGACTTCTCACTGCTCAGCAATTCTCTGACCTCGAAAAAATTATTGGCTATCCTATTAAAGATCAATCTCATTACATTCAGGCACTTATTCACCGCTCTTTTCTTGAAGAACTTGATGAAGATGATGCTTCAAATGAGCGACTTGAATTTCTTGGCGATGCTGTATTAAGCCTGATAACTGCAGAATATTTATTCCATCTTTATCCGGATAAAGATGAAGGATTTTTAACTAAAGTTCGGGCAAAAATTGTTAACAGAAATTCACTTGCTGAAAGTGCCGAAGAAATTGGTCTCGTAAAATTTTTATTGATCAATCAGAACCTTTCGAACACATTTTCAAGAGGAGCTAAAACAGTTTTATCGGATGCTTTTGAAGCTTTGGTTGGTGCGCTTTATCTCGATCAGGGTTTGGATGCCTGCCGTGTTTTTATTCGTAAAGTTTTGATTGATCCTATTGTTGAAGCAGGTGAACATTTGGTCGATGAAAATTATAAAAGTCAGTTACTTGAATATGCTCAGGCGAATAAACTTGAATTACCGAATTATAAAGTAATAAAAGAAGAAGGTCCGCAGCACGAAAGAACCTTTACTGTTCAGGTTAGTGTTGGTGATAAAATAGTTGGAATCGGAAAAGGAAAAAATAAAAAATCAGCTGAGCAGAATGCTGCACAGAAGGCAATGGAAAAGATACTTAAATCACAACAGTAA
- the fabF gene encoding beta-ketoacyl-ACP synthase II, with the protein MEKRRVVVTGMGAVTPIGIGVKEYWQGLIEGRNGVDLITHFDASNFDTKFAAEVKNFNPENYFDKKSIKRLDPFTQFALVSAQEAIDDSGLNLDKINKNRVGVIFGSGIGGIEALKTEHFKYFEAKNPNVISPFFIPMMIADLAAGQISIKYGFKGPNYATTSACATSSHAIADAFMLIQRGNAEIMVTGGSEASVSEMAIGGFNSMKALSTWNDRYKEASRPFDKDRNGFVMGEGAGTLILEELNHALSRGAKIYAELAGIGLTADAYHITAPAPGGEGAVRSMREAIFDAGLSPEDIDHINAHGTSTPYNDVNETKAIKTVFGEHAYKLVVNSTKSMTGHLLGAAGGIEAIATVLAIFNDLIPPTINLTNPDPECDLNYSSLKATKKTVRAAISNTFGFGGHNASLLFKKFEE; encoded by the coding sequence ATGGAAAAGAGAAGAGTTGTTGTAACCGGAATGGGAGCTGTTACTCCCATTGGTATTGGAGTAAAAGAATATTGGCAGGGCTTAATTGAAGGAAGAAACGGTGTTGACCTCATTACTCATTTCGATGCTTCAAATTTTGATACAAAATTCGCCGCAGAAGTAAAAAATTTTAATCCCGAAAATTACTTTGATAAAAAAAGTATAAAGAGACTTGATCCATTCACTCAATTCGCACTTGTTTCTGCACAAGAAGCAATTGATGATTCGGGATTAAATCTGGATAAAATTAACAAAAATAGGGTTGGGGTAATCTTTGGAAGCGGCATCGGTGGAATTGAAGCACTCAAAACTGAACACTTTAAATATTTTGAAGCTAAAAATCCAAATGTTATCAGTCCATTCTTCATCCCGATGATGATTGCTGATTTAGCCGCAGGTCAGATCTCAATTAAGTATGGCTTTAAGGGACCTAACTACGCCACCACTTCAGCCTGCGCAACTTCATCGCACGCTATAGCTGATGCTTTTATGTTAATTCAAAGAGGAAATGCCGAGATTATGGTCACCGGTGGTAGTGAAGCTTCAGTTTCAGAAATGGCAATCGGTGGATTTAATTCTATGAAAGCACTTTCAACCTGGAATGACAGATATAAAGAAGCATCCAGACCTTTTGATAAAGACAGAAACGGATTTGTAATGGGTGAAGGTGCAGGTACTCTTATTCTTGAAGAACTTAATCACGCTTTGAGTCGTGGTGCAAAAATTTACGCAGAACTTGCAGGAATCGGATTAACTGCTGATGCTTACCATATCACTGCACCGGCGCCTGGCGGAGAAGGTGCTGTAAGGTCTATGAGAGAAGCTATTTTTGATGCTGGCTTAAGTCCGGAGGATATTGATCATATCAATGCACACGGAACATCTACTCCATACAATGATGTAAATGAAACAAAAGCAATTAAAACAGTATTTGGTGAACACGCTTATAAGTTGGTGGTTAATTCTACAAAATCTATGACAGGACATTTACTTGGTGCTGCAGGAGGAATTGAAGCAATTGCAACAGTGCTTGCAATTTTTAATGATTTAATTCCACCCACAATAAACCTGACCAATCCTGATCCTGAATGTGATTTGAATTATTCGTCATTAAAGGCAACTAAAAAGACTGTTCGTGCTGCAATCAGTAACACATTTGGTTTTGGCGGACATAATGCATCTTTGCTTTTTAAAAAATTTGAGGAATAA
- a CDS encoding acyl carrier protein: MDVEAKVKEIIIDKLGVEESQITPEASFTNDLGADSLDIVELVMGFESAFQISIPDEDAEKIGTVGDAINYLKSKLG, translated from the coding sequence ATGGATGTTGAAGCAAAGGTAAAAGAGATCATTATTGATAAACTCGGTGTTGAAGAATCTCAGATTACTCCTGAAGCATCATTCACAAATGATTTGGGTGCTGATTCATTAGATATCGTTGAATTGGTAATGGGTTTTGAAAGCGCATTCCAGATTTCAATCCCTGATGAAGATGCTGAGAAAATCGGCACTGTTGGAGATGCTATCAACTATCTTAAATCAAAATTAGGTTAA